A stretch of the Archangium violaceum genome encodes the following:
- a CDS encoding spermidine synthase, producing the protein MKPWKVIDRAPAPGGGELVLHQRGEEFAIRVNGRELMSSRQHGSEEKMAEVACTGLGGKRPRVLVGGLGLGYTVRASLERLPPEAEVIVSELVPAVVAWNQGVLAPLAGRPLEDPRVKVETRDVGELLRQAEGHYDAILLDVDNGPEALTQEQNRWLYGERGLAAIRRALKPRGVVVVWSAAPDRAFSSRLKRAGFDTEVVETPARGKGGGPLHTLFIGRVRVTPT; encoded by the coding sequence ATGAAGCCGTGGAAGGTGATTGATCGAGCGCCCGCTCCGGGCGGTGGGGAGCTGGTGCTGCACCAGCGAGGCGAGGAGTTCGCCATCCGTGTGAACGGCCGCGAGCTCATGTCCAGCCGCCAGCACGGCTCCGAGGAGAAGATGGCCGAGGTGGCCTGTACGGGCCTCGGCGGCAAACGCCCACGGGTCCTCGTGGGCGGATTGGGGCTGGGCTACACGGTCCGGGCCTCGCTGGAGCGGCTGCCGCCAGAAGCCGAGGTGATCGTCTCGGAGCTGGTGCCGGCGGTCGTCGCGTGGAACCAGGGTGTGTTGGCGCCCCTGGCCGGCAGGCCGCTCGAGGATCCCCGGGTGAAGGTGGAGACGCGAGACGTGGGAGAGCTGCTCCGTCAGGCGGAGGGGCACTACGACGCGATCCTCCTGGACGTGGACAACGGTCCCGAGGCCCTCACCCAGGAACAGAACCGCTGGCTCTATGGGGAGCGCGGTCTGGCCGCCATCCGGCGTGCGCTGAAGCCGCGGGGCGTGGTGGTGGTGTGGTCCGCCGCACCGGATCGCGCCTTCTCCAGCCGGCTGAAGCGGGCGGGATTCGACACCGAGGTGGTGGAGACTCCCGCGCGAGGCAAGGGCGGTGGGCCCCTGCACACCCTCTTCATCGGGCGCGTCCGAGTGACGCCTACCTGA